One Sebastes umbrosus isolate fSebUmb1 chromosome 6, fSebUmb1.pri, whole genome shotgun sequence DNA window includes the following coding sequences:
- the tmem81 gene encoding transmembrane protein 81 isoform X1, which produces MRQVTVHLLLLFLFLLLHPLTSEDLEENEDEEANEVQVEVIVDSTPCSITCGLGVRTQTLCLMRDGNTAIEDDGRSTGGTEVSEECRVRTVNCVESWQCGLRTMTVTSGQKVEIDCLGEVMKEIGRFSWRVSWRYARGIISSDDSLFSQWEAPLLDRLILDPVREEDAGTYSCVVQDAAYRRVKMVYWGIRVLPVGILNLDYESSLAQWDSSGNQPNQSVSDHWVAFLCTMLIVVSLVVVGAGLMLVPLLDSEDEEDQAV; this is translated from the exons ATGAGACAAGTGActgttcacctcctcctcctcttcctcttcctcctcctccatcctctgacCTCAGAAGACCTGGAGGAGAATGAAGATGAGGAGGCGAATGAAGTTCAGGTGGAGGTCATAGTTGACAGCACCCCCTGCAGCATCACCTGTGGGCTGGGGGTTAGAACTCAAACCCTGTGTTTAATGAGAGATGGAAATACGGCCATAGAGGACGATGGGAGGAGTACAGGGGGAACAGAG GTGTCGGAGGAGTGTCGTGTCCGTACGGTGAACTGTGTGGAGTCGTGGCAGTGTGGACTCAGGACCATGACTGTGACTTCAGGACAGAAAGTGGAGATCGACTGTCTGGGAGAAGTCATGAAGGAGATTGGGAGGTTCTCCTGGAG GGTGTCGTGGCGTTACGCCCGAGGAATAATCAGCTCCGATGACTCTCTGTTTAGTCAGTGGGAAGCTCCTCTGCTGGACCGGCTGATTCTGGACCCCGTCAGGGAGGAGGACGCAG GTACGTATAGCTGCGTCGTGCAGGACGCCGCCTACCGCAGGGTGAAGATGGTTTACTGGGGGATCCGGGTTTTGCCTGTCGGCATTCTCAATCTGGACTACGAAAGCTCTCTGGCCCAGTGGGACTCCAGTGGAAACCAGCCGAACCAGAGCGTGTCAGACCACTGGGTGGCTTTTCTCTGCACC aTGCTGATCGTTGTGAGTCTGGTAGTGGTCGGTGCTGGACTGATGCTGGTTCCTCTACTGGACAGTGAAGATGAGGAAGATCAGGCAGTTTGA
- the tmem81 gene encoding transmembrane protein 81 isoform X2, which yields MRQVTVHLLLLFLFLLLHPLTSEDLEENEDEVSEECRVRTVNCVESWQCGLRTMTVTSGQKVEIDCLGEVMKEIGRFSWRVSWRYARGIISSDDSLFSQWEAPLLDRLILDPVREEDAGTYSCVVQDAAYRRVKMVYWGIRVLPVGILNLDYESSLAQWDSSGNQPNQSVSDHWVAFLCTMLIVVSLVVVGAGLMLVPLLDSEDEEDQAV from the exons ATGAGACAAGTGActgttcacctcctcctcctcttcctcttcctcctcctccatcctctgacCTCAGAAGACCTGGAGGAGAATGAAGATGAG GTGTCGGAGGAGTGTCGTGTCCGTACGGTGAACTGTGTGGAGTCGTGGCAGTGTGGACTCAGGACCATGACTGTGACTTCAGGACAGAAAGTGGAGATCGACTGTCTGGGAGAAGTCATGAAGGAGATTGGGAGGTTCTCCTGGAG GGTGTCGTGGCGTTACGCCCGAGGAATAATCAGCTCCGATGACTCTCTGTTTAGTCAGTGGGAAGCTCCTCTGCTGGACCGGCTGATTCTGGACCCCGTCAGGGAGGAGGACGCAG GTACGTATAGCTGCGTCGTGCAGGACGCCGCCTACCGCAGGGTGAAGATGGTTTACTGGGGGATCCGGGTTTTGCCTGTCGGCATTCTCAATCTGGACTACGAAAGCTCTCTGGCCCAGTGGGACTCCAGTGGAAACCAGCCGAACCAGAGCGTGTCAGACCACTGGGTGGCTTTTCTCTGCACC aTGCTGATCGTTGTGAGTCTGGTAGTGGTCGGTGCTGGACTGATGCTGGTTCCTCTACTGGACAGTGAAGATGAGGAAGATCAGGCAGTTTGA